GTTGTCCAGGTCGGCGAACCGGTCCCCCGCCGTGGCCACGCCCACCAGGCACAACAGCACCAGGGCCACCACCAGACCGGTGTTGCGGCCCGGCGCCGAGGCCAGGAACGTCGTGACCCCGGACGCGCGCGGTCTCGGCGGCGCGCCGGCGGGCGCGGTGGCGGTGTCTTCACTCATGCGGCGGTTCCCTCCATGACCAGGTCCAGGACCCGGGCCTCGTCGATCTCGTCGGCGGGTCCCTCGTGCACGACCCGGCCCTCGCGCACCACCAGCACGCGGTCGGCCAGGCCCAGGACCTCGTCGATGTCGCTGGACACCACGACCACGGCCACCCCTCGGTCGGCCAGGTCGCGGACCAGCTGGTAGATCTCGCCGCGCGCGCCGACGTCCACGCCGCGGGTCGGCTCGTCCAGCAGCAGCACGCGGCACCCGCGCAGCAGCCACCGGGCCAGCACCACCTTCTGCTGGTTGCCGCCGGACAGCGTGCGCACGATCCGGTCCACATCGGACGGTCGGACGTCGAGCGTCGAGGTCAGGGCGGCCGACCGGGACCGCTCGGCGGTCTCGTCCAGGAAGCCCAGGCGCGCGAACAGCGGCAGCGACGACACGGTGATGTTGCGGTAGACGGCCTGGTCCAGCAGCAGGCCCTGGCTCTTGCGCTCTTCGGGGCACAGCCCGACGCCCGCGCGCACGGCCGCGCCGACGCTGCCCCGCCGCAACCGCCTGCCGTCGACCATGACCGTGCCCGCGCTGGGCTTGCGGGCCCCGTAGACGGCTTCCAGGATCTCCGAGCGGCCCGCTCCGACCAGGCCCGCGAGCCCGACGACCTCGCCCGACCGCACGGTCAGGGTGATCTCGGGGCCGTTGTCCAGGGAAAGGCCTTCCACCACGAGCGCTTCCGGGGCGTCCTCGGGCAGCGGGCGGCGCGGCGGGTAGACGTTGCGCGCCTCCCGGCCGGTCATCAGCCGGATCAGCTCCGCCGTGGACGTGCCGCGTGCGTCCAGGCCGGTGGCGACCGTGCGGCCGTCCTTGAGCACGGTCACCCGGTCGCCGATCTCGCGGATCTCCTCCAGCCGGTGGGAGATGTAGACGACGGCGACGCCCTGCGCGGTCAGCTCGCGGATGACCCGGAACAGGGTGGCCACCTCGTCCTGGTCCAGCACCGCGGACGGCTCGTCGAGGATCAGCAGCCGCGCGTCGCGGGACAGGGCGCGGGCCATGCTGACCACCTGCTGCCGTGCGGCGGACAACTGGCCCACGTCCCGGTCGGGCGGGATGTCGGAGTGGCCCAGGCGGGCCAGCAGGGCGCGGGTGCGGCGGCGGGTCTCGGCGCGGCGGGTGAACCCGGCGGCGGACAGCTCGTGGCCCAGGAAGACGTTGTCCGCCACCGGGAGGCCGGGCACGAGGTCCAGCTCCTGGTAGATGGTGGCGACGCCGGCGTGGATCGCGGCGGTGGGGTTGGCGAAGGTGACGACCTCGCCGTCGCTGCGGATCTCGCCCTCGTCCGGGCGGTGCGCGCCGGAGAGCACCTTGATCAGCGTGGACTTGCCCGCGCCGTTCTGGCCGAGCAGGCAGTGCACCTCGCCCGCGCGCACGTCGAAGTCCACGCCCGCCAGGGCCGTCACGCCGGGGAACCGCTTGACCAGGCCGCGGACGGACAGCAGCGGCGCGGTGGCGGTCGTCATGGCTCTCCTCTTTGTGAGCGCTAACACACTGGCGGGAGAGACTAGCGCCGAACCAGGCGCGGTGACAGCGAATGGCGAGTTTTCGCCAGGGAAGCGATTCGAGACGGAGATCCATTGCACGACTGATGTATCCCGGCGTAGCGTGCCAGAGCGGTCGAACCGGTTCGATTACGTGTCACACAGCGGTCGGACACAGGGAGTCGCGCAATGAAGCGTTCATCCGTTCCACCACCGCCCCAGCCGTTACGGCGTTGGCGTTCACATCCGACCCGCTTGCGAGCGGTGCTCGCCGTGCTGGTGCTGTGCGCCGCCGCGCTGTCGGTGGACGCGACGACGTGGACCACCCCGGTCTCCGCGGCCACCACGGGGCCCTGCGACATCTACGCCGCCGGCGGCACGCCGTGCGTGGCCGCGCACAGCACGACCCGGGCGCTGTACGGGACCTACAGCGGCAAGCTCTACCAGGTCCGGCGCTCCTCGGACAACACCACCCGGGACATCTCCGTCTCGACCGCCGGCGGCAACGCCGACGTCGCGCCCCAGGACGCCTTCTGCGCCGGGTCGACGTGCGTGATCACCGTGGTCTACGACCAGTCCGGGCGCGGCAACGACCTGTGGTACCAGGGTTCCACCGTCGTGCCGGGCTCCAGCCAGAGCCGGCCCGCCGTCGCGACCACCGAGTCGCTGAAGATGGGCGGCAGCTCCGGCAGCAAGGCGTACTCGCTCTACATCAACCCCGGCAACAGCTACTGGCGCGACGGCCACCTGACCGGCGTCCCGACCGGTGCCCAGCCGGAGGGCATGTACATGGTCACCAGCGGCCAGCACGTCAACAGCGGCTGCTGCTTCGACTACGGCAACAGCGAGACCACCCGGTCCGCCGACGCCGCCGGGGCGATGGACGCGATCAACTTCAGCACGCAGTGCTGGTTCGGCGGGTGCCAGGGCACCGGCCCGTGGGTGCAGGCGGACCTGGAGTGGGGCCTGTACCCGGGCGGCAGCCAGCAGTGGAACCCCAATCAGAAGGCGTTCCCGCAGAAGTTCGTCACGGCGATGCTGAAGAACAACGGCACCTCGCGGTTCGCCATCAAGGGCAGCGACGCGCAGGCCGGCACCCTGACCACGCTGTACGACGGCGCGCTGCCCAACGGGTACAGCCCGATGAAGAAGCAGGGCGCGATCATCCTGGGCAGCGGCGGTGACTGCTGCAAGCCCGGCGGCGGCGCGAACCTGAGCGCGGGCACCTTCTACGAGGGCGCGATGGTCGCCGGCTACCCGACCGACGCCACCGAGGCCGCCGTGCAGGCCAACATCGTCGCCGCCGGCTACGCCACCGAGGCCCCGCCCGCGGGCGGCGGCGCGGTGCGCGGCGTGGGCTCCGGCAAGTGCCTGGACGTGCAGAACGGCTCGACCGCGCTGGGTGCGCAGGTGCAGATCTGGGACTGCCAGGGCAGCGCGGGCCAGACGTGGACGCGCACGGCGGCGGGTGAGCTGACCGTGTTCAGCGGCGGCAACCTGCGCTGCCTGGACGCCTACGGCGCGGGCACGTCCGCCGGGACGCGCGTGGCGACGTGGTCGTGCAACGGGCAGGCCAACCAGCGGTGGAACGTCAATGCCGACGGCTCGATCCGAGGCGCCCAGTCGGGGCTGTGCCTGGACGTGTCCGGGGCGTCGACGGCCAACGGCGCGGTGGTGCAGCTGTGGACCTGCCACGGCGGGACCAACCAGCGGTGGACCTTGAGCTGAGCGCGCGGGGCCGGCACGGCGGTCGCGGCGAGTGGGTGCGGCGCGAGCGCGGTGAGCACGGCGGAGGCGGGTCGGCGACGAGCCGGCCCGCCCGACCCGCGTGGTGGGAGACCTGCCCGGTTCGGGTGCGGGTGAAGTGGTGCGGCGGTCGCGGGTCGTGCCGGTGAGACGGGGGCTTCCAACGTCGGGAGCCCGTGAAGGGAGCGGTGATGCGCCACAGATTGCGGCGCGCGGCCTCGGTCTTCGGGGCCTTAGCGTTGTTGTTCGGACTGTCGGCCCCGGTCGCCTCGGCGCACCCGGAGGGCTTCCACGTCCTGTTGTTCAGCAAGACCGCGGCCGGGGCGTACCGCCACGACTCCATCCCCGCCGGCATCGCGATGTTCGAGCAGTTGGCCTCCGAGCGGCAGTGGGAGCTGACGAAGAGCGAGGACTCGAGCGTCTTCAACAACACCAGCCTCGCCACCTATGACGTCATCGTGATGCTCCAGACGTCGGGCATGGTCTGGGACACCGACGCCCAGCGCGCGGCGATGCAGACCTACGTGCGCAACGGCGGCGGCGTGGTGGCCATCCACAACGCCACGGACATGAACATCGAGGCCCAGTTCCCGTGGTGGGACCAGTTCCTCGGCATGACCATGACCCAGCACTCCGCCATCGTCCAGGGCACGGCCAAGGTGGCGGACAAGAAGCACCCGTCCGGCGTGGGCCTGCCGGACCGCTGGGTCCGCACCGAGGAGTGGTACAACTTCGACCGCAACGTGCGCGGCAACGGGCACGTGCTGGTCACGGCGGACGAGTCGACCTACAACCCCGGCTCGAACGCGATGGGCTTCGACCACCCGATCTCGTGGTGCCGCAACTTCGAAGGCGGCCGGTTGTGGGCCACCGCGATGGGCCACCAGTCCTCCAGCTACTCCGAGCCGTTGTTCAAGTCGCACATCGCGGGCGGTGTCGAGTCCGCGGGCGGCAAGGTCGCGGCGGACTGCGGCCCCACGGTGTGGGGCAGCTACGAGAAGGTCGCGCTGGACGAGACGACGATCGCGCCCGGCGTGGTCGACGTGGCCCCGGACGGCCGGGTGTTCTTCACCGAGTACGGCGGCAAGCTGAAGATCTACAAGCCGAGCACCCGCACCACCGTCACCGCGGCGACCTTCAACGTCTACGGCAGCGGCCAGAACTCGGAAGACGGCCTCACCGGCATGGCGCTGGACCCGGACTTCGCCACCAACAACTACGTCTACCTCAACTACTCCCCCGGCGACACCACCGAGCAGGCCGCCCGGGTCTCGCGGTTCACCATGAACGGCGACACGCTCGACCGGTCGAGCGAGAAGATCCTGCTGACCTACCCGGCCTGGCGCGAGAACGAGCCCGGCCACACCGGTGGTTACCTGGCGTTCGGTCCGGGCAAGAACCTCTACATCGGCGTCGGTGACGACATCAACCCGTTCGCCTCGGACGGGTACGCGCCGATCGACGAGCGGTCCGGCCGCAAGTGGTGGGACGCCCAGGGCACCGCGGCCAACACCAACGACCTGCGCGGCAAGGTCCTGCGCATCCACCCGGAGTCGAACGGCACCTACACGATCCCGTCCGGCAACATGTTCGCGCCGGGCACGGCCAAGACCCGTCCCGAGATCTACGCGATGGGCTTCCGCAACCCGTTCCGCTTCAGCGTCCACCCGACGACCGGCGTGCTGTACGTGGCCGACTACGGCCCCGACGCCGGCGCGGACAACGCCAACCGCGGTCCCGGCGGGATCGTGGAGTGGAACATCATCAAGTCGCCCGGCAACTACGGGTGGCCGTACTGCATCGGCAACAACACGCCGTTCAACGACTACGACTTCGCCACGAACACCTCGGGCGCGAAGTTCAACTGCTCGGTGCCGACCAACACCTCCCCCAACAACACCGGCCTGACCACGCTGCCGGCCGCGCGGGCGGCGGACGTCTGGTACGGCAACAGCGCCACCGAGGGCCGGAAGTTCCCGGAGCTCGGCGACGGCGGCGAGGCGCCGATGGCGTTCCCGATCTACCAGTACAACCCCAACAACCCCTCGGCGACGAAGTTCCCGGAGTACTTCGACGGCGTGCCGTTCGTCGGCGAGTGGTCGCGCAACCGGATGTGGGAGTTCCGCACGGACTCCAACGGCGGGTTGTTGAAGATCAACAGCTTCCTGCCGAACACGACCTTCACCTCGCCGATGGACATGAAGTTCGGCCCGGACGGGTCGATGTACCTGCTGACCTGGGGATCGGGCTGGGACGACAACGTCCACCTGCCCGGCGCGGGGTTGTGGCGCATCGACTACAACGCCGGCGAACGCAGCCCGATCGCGCAGGCCACGGCCACACCGTCCTCGGGCGGCACGCCGCTGACGGTCGCGTTCTCCAGCGCCGGGTCGCGCGACCCGGAAGGCGGGGTGCTGACCTACCGGTGGACGTTCGGCGACGGCACCTCCTCCACCGCGGCCAACCCCTCGCACACCTACACGACATCGGGCACGTTCAACGTGCAGCTCACGGTCACCGACCCGACAGGCAAGACGGGCACGGCGAACCTGACGGTCACATCCGGCAACACCGCACCGACAGTGAGATTCACCGGACCCGCTGACGGCGGCATGTTCGGGTGGGGCGACACGATCCCGTACACCCTCTCGGTGACCGACGCCGAGGACGGGACCATCGACTGCACCCGCGTGACCATGCAGCCCAACATCGGCCACGACTCCCACAAGCACCCGCTGGGCAGCCCGATCAGCGGCTGCACGGGCTCGTTCAAGGCCGAGGCGGACACCGAGCACCAGAACGGCAACGCGCACATCATCGGTTCCGCCGAGTACACCGACCGCGGCGGCAACGGCCTGCCCGCGCTCACCGGCAGCGCCCAGGTGGTGCTGCAGCCCAAGCGCAAGCAGGCCGAGTACTTCACCGGCTCGTCGGGCGTGCGGGTGGTGGCGCAGTCCGGTGCCGAGTCCGGCGGCCGGGTCGGTGACATCTCCAACAACGACTGGATCTCGTTCAAGCCGGTCAACTTCACCGGGATCGACCAGGTGTCGTTCCGGGTGTCCTCGCCCTCGGGCGGCGGGTCGATCGAGCTGAGGGCCGGATCGCCGACCGGGACGCTGATCGCGTCGTCCACGGTCACCTCGACCGGCGGGTGGGACAACTACATGTCACTGCCCGCGGTCAACGTGACCAGGCCGTCGGGGACGGTGGAGCTCTTCGTGGTCTTCAAGACCTCGACGGGCAACAACTTCGACCTCGACTCGATCAACTACATCGGCGCCGGCATCGGCACCGGCGGCGGCACCCCGGGCACGGCCAAGGAGATCGTCGGCATCGGCAGCAAGTGCGTCGACGTCAACGGCTCGGCCACCGCGGACGGCACCAAGGTCCAGCTGTGGACGTGCACCGGCGGCAACAACCAGAAGTGGACCCAGGTCGGCTCGACGTTCCAGTCCCTGGGCAAGTGCCTGACGGTGGCGAACAACACCCAAACCGACGGCGCCCAGGTGCAACTGTGGTCGTGCAGCGGTGCGTCCGGCCAGTCGTGGTCGGTCCAGTCCGACGGCACCATCCGCAACGGCACGAAGTGCCTGGACGCGAACGGGGCAAGCTCGGCGGACGGCACGCAGTTGATCATCTGGTCGTGCAACGGCGGTAACAACCAGAAGTGGACCCTGCGCTAGCAGCGGCCAAGCGGGGACGTCACCGGGTCTTCCGGTGGCGTCCCCGCTCTTTTGGCGCCGATCTCCAACGCACGTCCTTCGGCGAAGCCGGCGAGTGGCAGTCCACCGGAAGGACACAACTCAACTTGGGCTTCTTGCTTTTGTCATCTCCGTATGGCCTGCCCGAAGGGCTACCACAGATTTCCCCGGGTGCAGCCGAAAGTTTTTGCGAGGAACGAGCAAAAAGTTTTAGCGGCACCCGGGGAAATCTGTGGTAGGCTCCGCCAGGCCATACGGAGATGACAAAAGCAAGAAGCCCCCGCCGTTGCAGTTGAGTCATCTTTGGTGGCCTGCCCGCCGGCGAGGCGCTTTTCGCTTTTAAGCGCTTTAGGAGGGGTTGATGGTCGAGGTGACGGCTCGCTACTTCCGCTTCGTGGAGGACGAAGACGACGAAGTGCTGGAGGCTGGTTTCGCGGAAACCGAGGATGGAACTGGTTTCGTCTTGCTTATACAGCGCAGCCTCTACGAACCGGAAGAGCAGGAGGTCCGTCTGGGTATGGACACGTACTGCCTCGTGAGCGGCGGGCAGAGCATCTACGGCGGGCTGCGCCGAGCGATCAGGCTTGACCAAGGACTGGATTTGACGCTGTCGTCGGAGGCCGCGGAGTTGTTGGAGTTGCCCGTCGACCTCCAGGTTCGCCTGGACGGCCAAGTTGCTGCCGCCGCCGAGGTTCTGGACGCTCTGCCGCGAATCGTGATGTGGGGGCGGGAGGAGGAACGTCCCGAACTCTTGGGTTTCGACGACGGTCGTAGTCAGGATAGGCCTACGTAAGCGCTTTGAACCGGAACGCTTCGCTCTCAAGCCGGACGCGCTTCGCGCTCTTGGGAGCGCTGCGCGCTCGAAAGATGAAAAGCGGCGCTCGCCGCGCGGCAGGCCGCCAGCGGGGGGTGAAGGGCGTCGGTTCCCCCGCCGTATGGCCTGGCGGAGCCTACCACATTTTCCAGGGGTTGCCGCTAAAACTTTTGCTCGTTCCTCGCAAAACTTTCGGCTGCAACCCCTGGAAAATGCGGTAGCCCTTCGGGCAGGCCATACGGCGGGGGAACCGAGGCCCTCCACCTGTGGTTGAGACCACCGCACACAGCGCGCTGCGCGCGCCGGAAAGCGAAGAGCCGCGCTGCGCGCCGGAAGCGGGCTGTGGGTGTGGTCTAGTGCTGGTCGAACTGGAGGGTCGTGGGCTGGGTCGCGTTCGGTGTGACGGGCAGTGGCGGGAGTTCTAGGCGTTGGCCGTAGATGTCCGTCACCGCTATCGCGCTGCCGCAGCCGGCGCCGTTCTCCGAGAGGAAGTAGTTGTAGTCCGTGCGGGACAGTTGCTTCCAGCCGGCGTTCGTCCGGACTTCCAGCTGGGCCACCGGGTTTCGGTGGTTGATCACCTGGATGCCGCACCACCACTGGCTGGAGCCGGTCTTGTAGCGGATCGCGATGCCGCCCTGCAGCGGCGGGCTCACCAGGTGCCAGGTGACCGGGATCTCGCCCTGCCTGGGGTCGGCGAGCATGGCGAAGGCTTCCTGGCTGAGGTCCAGCTGGCCCACTCGGCACGGTTGCGGGCAGAGGTTGGTGACGCGGACGGTGATGCTGCGGCCGTTGGCGGCTTGGACGTGGACGTACGCGCCGCACGCCTTCGAGTCCTCGTAGTCCGACCAGTTCATCGCGACGGTGAGCGGGTCGGGGCTCGGGTCGTACAGGCACGCGCCGCCGCCGTCGGAGTCGTAGGAGGTGGCGACGGCGTTGTGGGGTTCGCCGGGCTTGATCTTTCCGGCCAGGGGCGCGGTGGCCGGCTGAGTGGTCGTGGTGGTCGTGGTGGTTGTGGTGGTGGTCTCGGGAGCGGTGCTGGGGGCGGTGGTGGCGGTTCCTATTGAGACGGTGTCCAGGGCGGCGGCTGTGGGGTGCCCGGCCTCGCTCCGGTTGGGCAGGGCTATGACCACGGCTGCGGCGGCCGTGACGGCTAGGACGGCTGCGATCAGCCACCGTTTGTGCACCTGGACTCCTGGGGCAGAGGCGGAAGGCAAGCACACTATGCCAAACCGGGCCGTGAAAAGCGCCCGCCCTCCGCGCGGTGGACGTGCGGAGGGCGGGCGCGTGGTGGGACCGGATCAGGTACGGGTCCAGCGTTGGTTCGCCTGGCCGTTGCACGTGGCCAGGCGGGGTTGGGTGCCGTTGGTGGTGCCCGGCGCCTCCAGGCACAGGTTGGACTGCAGGCCCGTGATCGAGCCGTCCGTGTTGAGGCGCCACTTCTGGTTGGTGCCGCCGTGGCAGGTCCAGATGATGACCGCCGTGCCCGGTGCGGTGCCGCCGGCTTCGGCGTCCAGGCAGCGGCGGGAGTCACCGGTGTAGACCGTCAGCTCACTGGCGGTCGTGGTGGTCCACTGCTGGTTCGTGCCGCCGTGGCAGTCCCAGAGTTGCAGGCGGGTGCCCACAGTGGTCGTCTGGCCGGGGACGTCGAGGCACTTGTTGGCGCTCGCCGACCGGAGAGGACCGGTGGTGCCGCCGCCTCCGCCGTTGCCGTTGTCCAAGCCCAGGAACGAGATGGCGTACGCCAGCATGCCGGCTTGCGGGAGGGTGTGGCCCGTGCCGGCGATGCTGATGCCCTCCACCGTGGCCTTGGTCGTCGTGTCGCCGTAACGGGTGCGGGTCCAGGACGACTGGGGGCGGTCGGTGTAGGCCGGGGTCTGGGTCAGGCCGTGGAGGTTGGTCCACTGCTTGATCTCCTCGCCGAAGTTGCGGTACGACAACGTGGTGTCCTGGTCGCCGTGCCACAGCTGCATCCTCGGGTACCGGCCGGTGTAGCCGGGGTACATGGCCCGGGCCACGTTGCCCCACTCCTGGGCGGTCTTGACGACGTTGCCGCCGGCGCACTGGCTGTTCCACAACGAGCCGTTGGTGGTGGCGAAGCAGCCCGCCGGGACACCCGAGTACGCCGAGGCCGCCGAGAAGACGTCCGGGTACTGCGCGGCCAGGACGTTGGTCATCATCGCGCCCGACGAGAAGCCGCTGACCACGATCCGGGCCGGGTCGACGTTGTAGCGCTGCCGGGCCCAGGCCACCATCGACATGATGCCCGTCGAGTCGCTGCCCCCGTTGCGGGTCAGGCCCGCCTGGGTGGACACGTCGAAGCACTTCTCCGTGCGGGTGACCTCCGGGACGACGATGACGTACCCGTACCGGTCGGCCGCGGTCACGAAGTCGTGGCCGTTGCCGTTGAAGATGGCGCCCGCCGAGCCGCCGCAGTAGTGGACCAGGACGAGCAGGGCGGGTTGCGCGGCGACGTTGTCGGGCGCGTAGACGTACATGTTGAGGTTGGTCGGGTTCGTGCCGAAGTTGGTGATCCGGGTGAGCGTCGCCGCGGACGCCGGGCCGGAGGTGATCAGGACCATCGACAGCACGGCCAGGGACAGGGCCATGACGCTCGACAGGAGTCTTCTCATGTGGCCGCTCCTACGCCTTGGCCCAGCGCTGGTTGGCGCCGGTGTGGCAGGTCCAGAGGATCACGCTGCTGCCGTTCGCGGTGGCCGCGCCGCTGACGTCCAGGCACAGGCCGTTGCGGACGTTGCTGATGGTGCCGTTGGTGTTGAACGTCCACTGCTGGTTGGTGCCGCCGGTGCAGTCCCAGATCCGGGCGCGGGTGCCGGTGGTGGCGTTGTCCGGCACGTCCAGGCACTTGCCCAGCACGCGCAGGGTCTGGCCGTTCTGGGTGAACTGCTGGTTGGCGTTGGTGTGGCAGTCCCAGATGATCGTCGCGGTGCCGTTGGCCGAGTTCGCGCCCTCGACGTCGATGCACCGGCCCGAGGCCTCGCCGCGCAGCCGGAACGTCGTCGGGGCGGGCGGGGTCTCGCCGGTGAAGAACTTCCAGACCTCGCCCTTGACCCAGCTGCGCGCGCCGGACTCGCAGCCCGCGCACCCGTCCACCGGTCCCTGCTGGTGGCCGCCGTCGAAGGCCGCCCAGACCACCGGGTAGCCGGCCCGGCAACCGGAGTAGGTGGTGGAGATGTGGGTGCGGCTGCCGGCGGCGGGCTCGGGCGCGTTCTGCGGCGTGCAGCCGTTGTTGCGGACGAACCGGTCGCGCAGCGAACGACCCGCGCCGATGTTGTCGGACACGCCGTGGATGCCCATGTAGGCCACCGGCTGGGTGCCGCCGCTGCAGCCGCTGATCTCGCCGGGCGCGGCGATGGCGGCGACCGCCTTGAACACCGTCGGGCGCGAGCAGGCCAGCGAGTAGCTCATCGCGCCGCCGTAGCTGAAGCCCAGGGAGAAGATCTGGCCGGTGTCCACGCACAGGCCCTCGCCGATGCGGCGGATCATGTCGTCGGTGAAGGTGACGTCCTCGCCGTTGGTGTTCGCCCAGCCGTTGGAGATGCCCTGCGGCGCGACGAAGATCGTGCTGTCGTTGGCGAGCGCGCGCAGGCCGTAGTAGGCGTAGACGGCGCCGTCGCTGCCGCCGGAGGCGACGTCGTTGGCGGTGCCGCCCCACCAGTGGAACCCGAACACCAGCCGGTAGTTGCGGTTGACGTCGTAGTTGCCGGGCACGCTGAGGATGAAGCTGCGGCTCTTGCCGCCGCTGGAGATGGTGTGCGTGCCGCTGCTCAGCGTCGGGGCCTTGCCGCACCCGGGCGTCGCCGCGAGCGTGACGTCGCTCCCGGTCGCCTCGGCTGCGGACGCGGTGCCGGCGGCACCCGCCGCGCTGAGGACCAGTGCGGCCAGGGTGACGGTCAGGTTCCGCCATCGGCGGCCGGCTTGTCGCATGGTGGTGCTCCGATTCTCGTGGCTTCGTTGCCGGATCTCGGGCATCCGCGGCGGATCGGACGCGAACCGGTTCGATCGTGCAGCCACGATACGGGAGAGCTGGTCGAATGGATAGCGAAGGCCGGCATCGAACCGATTCGACGTCTTCTCCCGGACAAGCCCGATCGGTCGTGTGCCGCCGTGCGCAAGAGCCATGTCGAACGTGAATTCGACGTGTTCCGGGCTGGTTGGCGATGAACGGCCGCCGAGTCCGATGTGGATCCCCGTCGCCCTCGACGGCGGCGGGGGCCACTGGTCCAGACCTGTCCACAGTGGACTCATCCCCCGAATGGCCCATCTTGGGGCTATGTGGAGCATTTTCGCGTCTCGGTTGAACATTCAACGTGTCCGTCTCGTAGGAAGCGGGCGACACCGCACGACCGAGGAGAGGTTCAGCGCCCGTGACCGCCATGACCACGCTCCACTCGTTGCCCCCCGACGAGCGCGACCGGTTCCACCGGTTCGCCTTCGGCCCTGCGGAGGCGCCCCCGTTCGACCGCATCCACCACGCCTTCCAGGCGCAGGCGGCCCGGTCGCGGGACACCCCGGCGGTGGAGCACGAGGGCCACCGCCTGACCTACGGGGAGCTCGACGACCGGTCCGACCGGGTCGCCGCCGCGCTGGTCGAGGCGGGTGTCCGGCCCGGCGACCACGTCGGGCTGTTCCTGACCCGGTCCGCGCACATGGTCGTCGGCCTGCTGGGCGTGCTGAAGGCCGGCGCGGCGTACGTGCCGCAGGACGTCCGGATCACCCCGCCCCACCACCTGGACCACGTCCGCCGCACGGCCGGGATCGACGTCGTGCTGACCACCAGCGAGCACGCCGACCGGGTCGAAGCGGCCACCGTGATCGCCCTCGACACGCTGCCCCACCGGAACGTCCCCAAGCCGCGGGTCGAGCCCGGTGACACCGCCGTGGTCATCTTCACCTCCGGCACGACGGGCGTGCCCAACGGCGTGCGCGTCACCCACGCCAACCTGTGCAACGTCCTGCTCACCGAACCCGGGTCGCTGGGCATCCGGCCCGGCGACCGGGTCACCCAACTGC
This DNA window, taken from Saccharothrix variisporea, encodes the following:
- a CDS encoding expansin EXLX1 family cellulose-binding protein, translating into MHKRWLIAAVLAVTAAAAVVIALPNRSEAGHPTAAALDTVSIGTATTAPSTAPETTTTTTTTTTTTQPATAPLAGKIKPGEPHNAVATSYDSDGGGACLYDPSPDPLTVAMNWSDYEDSKACGAYVHVQAANGRSITVRVTNLCPQPCRVGQLDLSQEAFAMLADPRQGEIPVTWHLVSPPLQGGIAIRYKTGSSQWWCGIQVINHRNPVAQLEVRTNAGWKQLSRTDYNYFLSENGAGCGSAIAVTDIYGQRLELPPLPVTPNATQPTTLQFDQH
- a CDS encoding arabinofuranosidase catalytic domain-containing protein, which produces MKRSSVPPPPQPLRRWRSHPTRLRAVLAVLVLCAAALSVDATTWTTPVSAATTGPCDIYAAGGTPCVAAHSTTRALYGTYSGKLYQVRRSSDNTTRDISVSTAGGNADVAPQDAFCAGSTCVITVVYDQSGRGNDLWYQGSTVVPGSSQSRPAVATTESLKMGGSSGSKAYSLYINPGNSYWRDGHLTGVPTGAQPEGMYMVTSGQHVNSGCCFDYGNSETTRSADAAGAMDAINFSTQCWFGGCQGTGPWVQADLEWGLYPGGSQQWNPNQKAFPQKFVTAMLKNNGTSRFAIKGSDAQAGTLTTLYDGALPNGYSPMKKQGAIILGSGGDCCKPGGGANLSAGTFYEGAMVAGYPTDATEAAVQANIVAAGYATEAPPAGGGAVRGVGSGKCLDVQNGSTALGAQVQIWDCQGSAGQTWTRTAAGELTVFSGGNLRCLDAYGAGTSAGTRVATWSCNGQANQRWNVNADGSIRGAQSGLCLDVSGASTANGAVVQLWTCHGGTNQRWTLS
- a CDS encoding ThuA domain-containing protein; the encoded protein is MRHRLRRAASVFGALALLFGLSAPVASAHPEGFHVLLFSKTAAGAYRHDSIPAGIAMFEQLASERQWELTKSEDSSVFNNTSLATYDVIVMLQTSGMVWDTDAQRAAMQTYVRNGGGVVAIHNATDMNIEAQFPWWDQFLGMTMTQHSAIVQGTAKVADKKHPSGVGLPDRWVRTEEWYNFDRNVRGNGHVLVTADESTYNPGSNAMGFDHPISWCRNFEGGRLWATAMGHQSSSYSEPLFKSHIAGGVESAGGKVAADCGPTVWGSYEKVALDETTIAPGVVDVAPDGRVFFTEYGGKLKIYKPSTRTTVTAATFNVYGSGQNSEDGLTGMALDPDFATNNYVYLNYSPGDTTEQAARVSRFTMNGDTLDRSSEKILLTYPAWRENEPGHTGGYLAFGPGKNLYIGVGDDINPFASDGYAPIDERSGRKWWDAQGTAANTNDLRGKVLRIHPESNGTYTIPSGNMFAPGTAKTRPEIYAMGFRNPFRFSVHPTTGVLYVADYGPDAGADNANRGPGGIVEWNIIKSPGNYGWPYCIGNNTPFNDYDFATNTSGAKFNCSVPTNTSPNNTGLTTLPAARAADVWYGNSATEGRKFPELGDGGEAPMAFPIYQYNPNNPSATKFPEYFDGVPFVGEWSRNRMWEFRTDSNGGLLKINSFLPNTTFTSPMDMKFGPDGSMYLLTWGSGWDDNVHLPGAGLWRIDYNAGERSPIAQATATPSSGGTPLTVAFSSAGSRDPEGGVLTYRWTFGDGTSSTAANPSHTYTTSGTFNVQLTVTDPTGKTGTANLTVTSGNTAPTVRFTGPADGGMFGWGDTIPYTLSVTDAEDGTIDCTRVTMQPNIGHDSHKHPLGSPISGCTGSFKAEADTEHQNGNAHIIGSAEYTDRGGNGLPALTGSAQVVLQPKRKQAEYFTGSSGVRVVAQSGAESGGRVGDISNNDWISFKPVNFTGIDQVSFRVSSPSGGGSIELRAGSPTGTLIASSTVTSTGGWDNYMSLPAVNVTRPSGTVELFVVFKTSTGNNFDLDSINYIGAGIGTGGGTPGTAKEIVGIGSKCVDVNGSATADGTKVQLWTCTGGNNQKWTQVGSTFQSLGKCLTVANNTQTDGAQVQLWSCSGASGQSWSVQSDGTIRNGTKCLDANGASSADGTQLIIWSCNGGNNQKWTLR
- a CDS encoding sugar ABC transporter ATP-binding protein; its protein translation is MTTATAPLLSVRGLVKRFPGVTALAGVDFDVRAGEVHCLLGQNGAGKSTLIKVLSGAHRPDEGEIRSDGEVVTFANPTAAIHAGVATIYQELDLVPGLPVADNVFLGHELSAAGFTRRAETRRRTRALLARLGHSDIPPDRDVGQLSAARQQVVSMARALSRDARLLILDEPSAVLDQDEVATLFRVIRELTAQGVAVVYISHRLEEIREIGDRVTVLKDGRTVATGLDARGTSTAELIRLMTGREARNVYPPRRPLPEDAPEALVVEGLSLDNGPEITLTVRSGEVVGLAGLVGAGRSEILEAVYGARKPSAGTVMVDGRRLRRGSVGAAVRAGVGLCPEERKSQGLLLDQAVYRNITVSSLPLFARLGFLDETAERSRSAALTSTLDVRPSDVDRIVRTLSGGNQQKVVLARWLLRGCRVLLLDEPTRGVDVGARGEIYQLVRDLADRGVAVVVVSSDIDEVLGLADRVLVVREGRVVHEGPADEIDEARVLDLVMEGTAA
- a CDS encoding Imm10 family immunity protein; the protein is MVEVTARYFRFVEDEDDEVLEAGFAETEDGTGFVLLIQRSLYEPEEQEVRLGMDTYCLVSGGQSIYGGLRRAIRLDQGLDLTLSSEAAELLELPVDLQVRLDGQVAAAAEVLDALPRIVMWGREEERPELLGFDDGRSQDRPT